A single Prevotella sp. E15-22 DNA region contains:
- a CDS encoding ParA family protein, protein MKKNITITWANEKGGVGKTTLCTLFANYLSEKDVSDVCVLDCDRQHSIVDKRKFDSQSLQTDKVPYEVKQIEIDRLQQSAQLLKSVKTANGIYLFDSPGNIYLEGMVPLLGFSDVIVCPYQYEFNCLSATQKFLNLVGKIWITYLKGRQKPKLIFVPNLVIRTRGTAAELQTWKKTDEALAQAGGIVTPMVADRADIARYNTFGNTKIQAECVAPAFDMIYNELQKLE, encoded by the coding sequence ATGAAAAAGAACATTACCATTACTTGGGCGAATGAGAAAGGTGGCGTAGGTAAGACCACCCTGTGTACGCTCTTCGCAAACTATCTCTCTGAGAAAGATGTGTCTGATGTCTGCGTCCTGGACTGTGACCGTCAGCATTCCATCGTTGATAAACGCAAGTTCGACAGTCAGAGCCTACAAACGGATAAGGTGCCTTACGAGGTCAAGCAGATTGAGATTGACCGTCTGCAGCAGTCGGCACAACTATTAAAGTCAGTAAAGACTGCCAACGGCATCTATCTCTTTGACTCTCCCGGCAATATCTATCTGGAGGGTATGGTGCCTCTGCTGGGCTTCAGCGATGTGATTGTCTGTCCGTATCAGTATGAGTTCAACTGTCTGAGTGCCACTCAGAAGTTCCTCAATCTGGTGGGAAAGATCTGGATAACCTACCTCAAAGGACGGCAAAAGCCGAAACTGATATTCGTTCCGAATCTAGTCATCCGTACCCGAGGAACGGCAGCGGAACTTCAGACTTGGAAGAAGACGGACGAGGCACTGGCACAGGCAGGTGGCATCGTCACACCGATGGTAGCTGACAGGGCTGACATTGCCCGTTACAACACCTTCGGGAACACGAAGATTCAGGCTGAGTGCGTAGCACCTGCCTTCGACATGATTTACAATGAACTTCAAAAACTGGAATAG
- the mobC gene encoding plasmid mobilization relaxosome protein MobC: MQRLRRWTSIDFNYGRPLSTALTDLYSGECPTGQTAPSLMGLQVVRLLPQNATCQTFGWGRKSVRNSQTITETMKESGNKDRIVRLRVSGAERDMFEEKAANYSGISAMIRDAVAHYDDTLMKRRIESMNLLYPLISRHEADLNRIGNNLNQVAHYCNVLAENGEYEMRYVTSAIEPVLHQLLSLNSDIAATEHKIFTRIFSEKPV; encoded by the coding sequence TTGCAACGACTTCGGCGATGGACTTCCATCGACTTCAATTATGGCAGGCCTCTTTCAACGGCTCTGACCGACCTTTATTCCGGGGAGTGTCCAACTGGACAGACGGCTCCATCGTTGATGGGATTGCAAGTTGTGCGTTTGTTACCACAAAACGCCACTTGCCAGACCTTCGGCTGGGGAAGAAAGTCTGTTCGCAACTCACAGACTATTACAGAGACCATGAAAGAATCCGGAAACAAAGACCGTATCGTAAGACTCCGAGTAAGCGGTGCGGAAAGGGATATGTTCGAGGAAAAGGCGGCTAACTATAGCGGCATCAGTGCCATGATCCGCGATGCGGTGGCCCACTATGATGACACGCTCATGAAGCGTCGTATCGAGTCGATGAACTTGCTTTATCCGCTCATATCAAGGCACGAGGCCGACCTGAATCGTATCGGAAACAACCTCAATCAGGTGGCGCATTACTGCAACGTGCTTGCGGAAAACGGCGAGTATGAAATGCGGTATGTGACCTCTGCCATTGAGCCGGTACTGCATCAGCTCCTATCCTTGAACAGTGACATAGCAGCCACGGAACATAAGATTTTTACACGTATCTTCAGCGAGAAACCAGTATGA
- a CDS encoding phosphoribosyltransferase, with amino-acid sequence MDNQGIFKYALMSYLPQKYLRHASFEAQEADRLIIDFKSGRKYATERVSRLFAKSLALLDLKDTIIVCIPASCQRTYTRRFRKFSENVCAMTGAINGFDHIKVIGKREKVHICGEYAAEDNVWIDTDFFQGKRILIIDDICTTGRTSDDFREKMEQAGAHVRMAMFLAKTKQFKKKKLN; translated from the coding sequence ATGGACAACCAAGGCATTTTCAAGTACGCACTGATGAGTTACCTGCCGCAGAAGTACCTCAGACACGCATCATTTGAGGCGCAGGAGGCAGACCGCCTTATCATAGACTTCAAAAGTGGACGCAAGTACGCCACCGAGAGAGTTTCACGGCTCTTTGCAAAGTCTCTTGCACTCTTGGACTTGAAAGACACCATCATCGTTTGCATTCCTGCCAGTTGTCAGCGCACCTACACCCGACGCTTCCGTAAGTTCTCTGAGAATGTATGTGCCATGACCGGTGCCATCAACGGATTCGACCACATCAAGGTTATCGGCAAACGTGAAAAGGTTCATATCTGCGGAGAGTATGCAGCCGAGGATAACGTATGGATTGACACGGACTTCTTCCAAGGCAAGCGAATCCTCATCATCGATGACATCTGCACCACGGGCAGGACTTCTGATGATTTCCGTGAGAAGATGGAGCAGGCAGGCGCACACGTCAGAATGGCCATGTTCCTCGCAAAGACCAAGCAGTTCAAGAAGAAAAAACTCAATTAA
- a CDS encoding ATP-binding protein: MKYKKRIADQILADKLESSGAVLIEGPKYCGKTTLAKQQAGSVLSMADPDTLAQNLALARTNISRLLVGKTPRLIDEWQIAPQFWDAIRNEVDNRDDDGQFMLTGSAVPPKPKKDENGNLIEEEQIHHTGTGRISRLKLRTMTLWESEDSTGMVSLGELFKNSDYVDGESHIDLERLAYLTCRGGWPKAVLRKSEKAALAQAFDYFDSVVSTDIKRVDDVERDEEMAKRIMRSYARNQASQATAGTILADIKNNGDELLSDSTVYSYIKALKEIFVIEDSVAWNPNLRSKTAIRTSDTRYFTDPSIATAALGLGPNDLINDLNTFGLIFETLAVRDLRVYAESLNGKVYHYRDKNNLECDAVVHLRNGSYGLIEIKIGGSELVNDGAESLKTLSDKIDTTKMKKPSFLMVLTGIGEYAYKRPEDGVLVVPIGCLKE, encoded by the coding sequence ATGAAATACAAGAAAAGAATAGCAGACCAGATACTTGCTGATAAACTAGAATCATCAGGTGCCGTTCTTATAGAAGGGCCTAAGTATTGCGGAAAGACAACACTGGCCAAGCAACAGGCAGGGAGCGTCTTGTCAATGGCAGATCCTGACACTTTAGCTCAGAATCTTGCTCTTGCTCGGACGAACATTTCGAGACTTCTTGTTGGAAAGACACCAAGATTAATAGATGAGTGGCAAATTGCACCTCAGTTTTGGGATGCAATTCGAAATGAGGTGGATAATCGTGATGATGATGGACAATTCATGCTTACAGGTTCTGCTGTCCCTCCGAAACCCAAAAAGGATGAAAATGGAAATCTTATAGAGGAAGAACAAATACACCATACAGGAACTGGTAGAATCTCCCGACTAAAACTTCGTACTATGACATTATGGGAGTCAGAGGATTCGACAGGAATGGTTAGTTTGGGTGAGTTGTTTAAGAATTCAGATTATGTCGATGGGGAGAGTCATATAGATTTGGAACGTTTAGCTTATCTGACATGTCGGGGGGGGTGGCCGAAAGCTGTATTGAGAAAAAGTGAGAAAGCTGCGTTGGCACAAGCATTTGACTATTTCGATTCGGTGGTAAGCACCGATATTAAGAGAGTTGATGACGTGGAAAGAGATGAGGAAATGGCCAAACGTATTATGCGTTCTTATGCCCGTAACCAAGCTAGTCAGGCAACAGCGGGAACCATATTGGCTGATATAAAGAACAACGGTGATGAACTTTTATCTGATAGCACCGTGTATAGCTATATTAAGGCATTGAAGGAGATCTTCGTTATAGAAGACTCCGTTGCATGGAACCCAAATTTGAGGAGTAAGACAGCTATTAGAACCTCAGACACCCGTTATTTCACTGACCCGTCTATTGCCACTGCTGCTTTGGGCTTAGGACCGAATGATTTGATTAATGATTTGAACACTTTTGGACTTATTTTTGAAACTCTTGCTGTGAGGGATTTGCGTGTCTATGCGGAATCGCTTAATGGAAAGGTTTACCACTATAGAGACAAAAACAATCTGGAATGTGATGCAGTCGTTCATCTTAGAAACGGTTCTTATGGGTTGATTGAAATTAAAATTGGAGGATCTGAACTCGTAAATGATGGAGCAGAGAGTCTGAAGACTCTTTCGGACAAAATTGACACTACCAAAATGAAAAAGCCTTCTTTCCTGATGGTTTTGACGGGTATCGGTGAATATGCATACAAACGTCCAGAGGATGGGGTGTTAGTAGTTCCAATCGGATGTCTAAAAGAATGA
- a CDS encoding recombinase family protein: MIIGYARVSTQDQQTLRQIDQLKDFGCERIYEEKASGTKRDRVELIRMMDALREGDVVIITELSRLSRSVKDLFEIVDRIHNIGADIKSLKESWIDTTTPQGKLLFTIFAGISQFERDLIRQRTIEGLQAARARGRNGGRPPKEKSKVKLALSMYESKVCSISQILETTGISKTTLYRYIRQQNGNH, from the coding sequence ATGATAATCGGGTATGCACGTGTAAGTACGCAAGATCAACAGACGCTTAGACAAATTGACCAATTGAAAGATTTTGGTTGTGAAAGGATTTATGAAGAGAAAGCGTCAGGAACCAAACGTGACAGAGTAGAGTTGATTCGAATGATGGATGCCCTTCGAGAAGGAGATGTCGTCATTATCACAGAATTGTCTCGATTAAGCAGATCTGTTAAGGACCTGTTTGAAATTGTGGATAGAATCCATAATATCGGTGCAGACATTAAGTCTTTAAAGGAATCGTGGATTGATACAACTACTCCTCAGGGTAAACTTCTCTTTACAATTTTTGCTGGAATAAGCCAGTTCGAACGAGACTTGATCCGTCAAAGAACTATTGAAGGATTACAGGCAGCACGTGCAAGAGGTCGCAATGGTGGTCGACCTCCTAAAGAAAAGTCAAAGGTAAAACTAGCATTGAGTATGTATGAATCAAAGGTCTGTTCGATATCGCAGATTTTGGAAACAACCGGGATTAGCAAAACGACTTTATACAGATATATAAGGCAACAAAATGGCAATCATTGA
- the radC gene encoding DNA repair protein RadC: MNTATALKADTASTVKMTIRQWATEDRPSEKLQMYGVEALSDAELLSILIGSGTSKLTAVDVAQNILDKFDRNLNTLGKARFDEINDVEGVGTCTTCKVLAAVELGKRRQKAMAALKPDMATATRIYNYMLPKMMDLETEHFYILLMNNNYRLIKAECISQGGLTEVSVDVRIIMREAVLNNATIMAICHNHPSGSLHPSKYDDMLTQSVKKAAEIMRIHFTDHVIVTDGCYYSYAECGKL, from the coding sequence ATGAATACAGCAACAGCATTAAAGGCAGACACGGCAAGTACCGTAAAAATGACTATCAGACAGTGGGCTACCGAAGACCGCCCAAGTGAGAAACTTCAGATGTACGGAGTGGAAGCGCTCTCTGATGCGGAACTCCTTTCCATCCTCATTGGCAGCGGAACAAGCAAACTCACCGCAGTAGATGTCGCTCAGAACATTCTGGACAAGTTCGACCGCAACCTCAACACCCTCGGCAAGGCTCGTTTCGATGAAATCAACGATGTGGAAGGTGTGGGCACCTGCACCACCTGTAAAGTCCTTGCAGCCGTAGAACTCGGCAAGCGCAGACAAAAGGCTATGGCAGCACTTAAACCCGACATGGCCACCGCCACCCGCATCTACAACTACATGCTACCGAAGATGATGGACTTAGAAACAGAGCATTTCTATATCCTGCTGATGAACAACAACTACAGACTCATTAAAGCAGAGTGCATCAGTCAGGGAGGTCTGACAGAAGTCAGTGTTGACGTTCGAATCATCATGCGTGAAGCCGTCCTCAACAACGCCACCATCATGGCTATCTGCCACAACCACCCGTCAGGAAGCCTTCATCCCAGCAAGTACGATGATATGCTGACCCAAAGCGTGAAGAAGGCCGCTGAAATCATGCGCATTCACTTTACCGACCATGTGATTGTAACGGACGGATGCTACTATAGCTATGCGGAATGCGGTAAGCTCTGA
- a CDS encoding recombinase family protein, with protein MIIGYARVSTEQQSLNRQIDRLQEAHCERIFSDKVSGTKKDRPEFTMMMNTIREGDIIIVCELSRLSRKVKDIFAIVDKIHELGADIKSLKEEWLDTTTPTGKLLFTFIAGISQFERDMIHERTMEGLNAARKRGRLGGRPKIPKDDVEAALKMYDSKSFTLAEIEMRTGVKRPTLYLYLNRRKNGEL; from the coding sequence ATGATTATTGGTTATGCACGTGTTTCAACGGAACAACAAAGTCTGAATCGGCAAATTGACAGGCTTCAAGAAGCTCACTGTGAGAGAATCTTCTCGGATAAGGTGAGCGGTACCAAAAAAGATCGCCCAGAGTTTACGATGATGATGAACACGATACGCGAAGGCGACATCATCATTGTCTGCGAGCTTTCGCGTCTTAGTCGTAAAGTCAAGGATATTTTTGCCATTGTCGACAAGATACACGAATTGGGCGCGGACATTAAATCTTTGAAAGAAGAATGGCTCGATACAACGACTCCTACAGGTAAATTGCTCTTTACGTTTATAGCAGGCATTAGCCAATTTGAGCGTGACATGATTCATGAAAGGACAATGGAGGGGTTGAATGCTGCTCGTAAACGTGGACGCTTGGGAGGTCGCCCAAAAATTCCAAAAGATGATGTCGAGGCAGCTTTGAAGATGTATGACAGCAAGAGCTTTACACTGGCAGAAATAGAAATGCGTACAGGTGTAAAGCGTCCGACTCTTTATCTGTATTTGAATAGGAGAAAAAATGGAGAACTTTGA
- a CDS encoding single-stranded DNA-binding protein has protein sequence MKKINEFSISAFVATVPEVKEFEKSSIARFCLSVSHTENKGDEKVTKTALLPVEKWVSNSKKDELDDLKGKYVTCNGFFKPDTWEEDGKKRSRIIFAVTNMEIQTMKDNEEAAE, from the coding sequence ATGAAAAAGATTAACGAGTTTTCAATCAGCGCATTCGTCGCTACAGTACCTGAAGTTAAGGAATTTGAGAAGAGCAGCATCGCTCGCTTCTGTCTCTCAGTAAGCCACACCGAGAACAAGGGTGATGAGAAGGTCACCAAGACTGCATTGCTCCCTGTTGAGAAGTGGGTGTCTAACAGCAAGAAGGATGAGCTGGACGACCTAAAGGGTAAGTACGTCACCTGCAACGGATTCTTCAAGCCCGACACATGGGAAGAGGATGGCAAGAAGCGCAGCCGTATCATCTTCGCTGTCACTAACATGGAAATCCAGACTATGAAAGATAACGAGGAGGCAGCCGAATAA
- a CDS encoding relaxase/mobilization nuclease domain-containing protein codes for MIATILKSSSTFSAVRYNERKVEHGVAELVAIRNFGYLQDAPDMRGITSLRNYLMDYSARNDRTRMTQFHAAISCKGSEYSKEELIKIAWKYLDKMGYNNDGQPVLIYFHHDTGNNHLHIVTSRISPNGKKIADSMENIRSLKAIESIMSIDQKHQNSEMMKLAKSYHFESVSQFMAVFETSGYEAYIQDKDIYIKRGGQVQDSIAVKDVEKLCRKNGEEEKKRIRQLRAILKKYRDQSSSREEVEAMLKKKFGISLKFLGKEFTPYGYMVVDNATKSVFKGSDILSVKDLLQFQSREEKLQKVDFFIEDKLRENPLATTFDLNRDLHRFYGCYIKHGNIIMGKDKEELASYLVQKIKYNDKVAWVQGFSPVNEQQVRLLSKMFNVSSEHLHVSENGNNIYSTLYTINEQLELGKDKGCNESIFDRLNDEGIWTYRFEDKFFCVNPSKREVVDLEANGIDMSKFKASRSADIETSEHKHHVTSGKSRPISNDIGSSDRINYNPDANRNSYGEVDDERAMIRRS; via the coding sequence ATGATTGCAACCATCCTAAAGTCCAGTAGCACCTTCTCTGCCGTCCGCTACAACGAGCGGAAGGTGGAGCATGGTGTGGCAGAACTGGTAGCCATCCGTAACTTCGGGTACCTGCAGGATGCTCCCGATATGCGTGGCATTACGTCGCTCAGAAACTATCTGATGGACTATTCTGCCAGGAATGACCGTACTCGGATGACTCAGTTTCATGCTGCCATTTCCTGTAAGGGTTCTGAGTATTCCAAGGAAGAGCTTATCAAGATTGCTTGGAAGTATCTTGATAAGATGGGCTACAACAACGATGGCCAGCCTGTGCTGATATACTTTCACCACGACACGGGTAACAACCATCTGCATATCGTAACCAGTCGTATTAGTCCTAATGGAAAGAAGATTGCCGACTCTATGGAGAATATCCGTTCACTGAAGGCCATTGAATCAATCATGAGCATTGACCAGAAGCATCAGAACTCTGAAATGATGAAGCTGGCCAAGTCGTACCACTTCGAGAGTGTATCTCAGTTCATGGCGGTCTTCGAGACTTCGGGCTACGAGGCATATATCCAGGACAAGGACATATATATTAAAAGAGGTGGTCAGGTACAGGACAGCATCGCAGTAAAGGACGTGGAGAAGTTATGCCGTAAGAACGGTGAAGAGGAAAAGAAACGCATCCGTCAGCTCCGGGCTATCCTCAAAAAGTACCGTGACCAGAGCAGTAGCCGCGAGGAGGTGGAGGCAATGCTAAAGAAAAAGTTCGGCATTAGCTTAAAGTTCCTCGGCAAGGAGTTTACACCTTACGGCTATATGGTGGTCGATAATGCTACCAAGTCCGTATTCAAGGGCAGCGACATTCTTAGCGTGAAAGATCTTCTCCAGTTCCAGAGCCGTGAAGAGAAGCTTCAGAAGGTGGACTTCTTCATCGAGGACAAGCTGCGAGAGAATCCTCTTGCAACAACCTTCGACCTCAACCGTGACCTACACCGTTTCTACGGCTGCTACATCAAGCATGGCAACATCATCATGGGAAAGGATAAAGAGGAACTGGCCAGCTATCTCGTACAGAAGATCAAGTATAACGATAAGGTGGCTTGGGTACAGGGCTTTTCTCCTGTCAACGAACAGCAGGTTCGTTTGCTCTCAAAGATGTTCAATGTATCTTCTGAGCATCTGCATGTCTCTGAGAATGGCAATAACATTTATTCCACCCTTTACACCATCAACGAGCAGTTGGAGCTGGGAAAGGATAAGGGTTGCAACGAGAGTATCTTTGACCGTCTGAATGACGAGGGTATCTGGACGTACCGCTTTGAAGACAAGTTCTTCTGCGTGAATCCGTCGAAAAGGGAGGTGGTTGACCTTGAAGCCAATGGCATAGACATGAGCAAGTTCAAAGCTTCACGTTCTGCTGACATCGAGACATCGGAGCATAAGCATCATGTTACTTCTGGCAAGTCCCGTCCTATATCGAATGATATTGGCAGCAGTGACCGCATCAACTACAATCCGGATGCCAACCGCAACAGCTACGGTGAGGTGGATGATGAAAGGGCTATGATCCGTCGGTCTTGA
- a CDS encoding ATP-binding protein, with amino-acid sequence MEVPFQYGRLAEAKSFIDRIDDRRELKNFLSHGINTILVSPRRWGKSSLVKESMKELVEEEKNIKVCFLDAYKIHTEEEFYNKFASAIIQGVSSTLEQKWGDFLRFVNRLTPSITIASDPMNSIEVDLKINPVKENPETILQLPEKIAIEKGIRVIVCIDEFQQLANIPHWERLESMLRSEWQLQHHTTYCLYGSKMHMMKKIFNNSRSPFYKFGQMMQLKRISKEYWLPYIVNNFEATGKHITEEQAEKLCEKVKYNSWYVQQYCFFVWSHTEGIVSDEDIDRQLDMVIDTNAETFQNELDELVPSQIALLKAIASGETHFNAKNVVEKYRLGQSQTITRNKKTLVEKDLVEKTRDTFSFVDPLFELWLKREYGIV; translated from the coding sequence ATGGAAGTACCTTTTCAATACGGGAGATTAGCTGAAGCTAAAAGCTTCATTGATAGAATCGATGACAGACGGGAGTTGAAGAATTTCCTGAGTCATGGGATTAATACTATATTGGTATCCCCAAGACGATGGGGTAAATCGTCGTTAGTGAAAGAATCCATGAAAGAACTTGTGGAAGAGGAAAAGAATATTAAAGTTTGTTTCTTGGATGCATATAAAATACATACAGAGGAAGAGTTTTATAATAAATTCGCATCGGCTATTATACAAGGTGTTTCATCTACTTTGGAGCAGAAATGGGGTGATTTCCTACGATTCGTGAACCGCCTGACACCTAGCATAACGATTGCAAGTGATCCAATGAACTCCATTGAGGTGGATTTGAAGATAAATCCTGTGAAAGAAAATCCGGAAACGATTCTTCAGCTCCCAGAGAAGATAGCTATCGAGAAGGGAATCCGTGTCATAGTTTGTATAGACGAGTTTCAGCAGTTGGCAAATATTCCTCATTGGGAAAGATTGGAGTCTATGCTGCGTTCAGAGTGGCAGTTGCAGCACCATACGACCTATTGTCTGTATGGAAGTAAGATGCATATGATGAAGAAAATCTTCAATAACTCTAGGAGCCCATTTTATAAGTTTGGTCAGATGATGCAGCTGAAGCGAATATCCAAAGAATACTGGTTGCCGTACATTGTCAACAACTTTGAAGCTACAGGTAAACATATTACGGAAGAACAAGCGGAGAAGTTGTGTGAAAAGGTGAAATATAATTCATGGTATGTCCAGCAATACTGTTTCTTTGTCTGGTCGCATACAGAAGGAATCGTTTCTGATGAGGATATTGACCGGCAGTTAGACATGGTTATTGATACTAATGCGGAAACATTCCAAAATGAACTTGATGAGCTGGTACCCTCACAGATTGCCTTGTTGAAGGCAATTGCATCAGGCGAAACGCATTTTAACGCCAAAAATGTGGTAGAGAAATATCGTCTTGGCCAGTCCCAGACTATCACAAGGAACAAGAAGACACTTGTCGAAAAAGATTTGGTTGAGAAAACTAGAGATACATTTTCCTTCGTGGATCCGCTGTTTGAGCTTTGGTTAAAACGCGAATATGGGATAGTTTAA
- a CDS encoding ATP-binding protein gives MEQKQDILIGRDAEKKHLESIVLSKEAEFVVVYGRRRVGKTFLVNTFFGDQYSFKLTGLAKKSKREQLANFAVSLNRYSGGTKYKKPRTWYEAFNMLRELLERVNVKGKRVVFIDELPWMDSRGSNLISALEHFWNDWAVTQNNLILIVCGSATSWMTKKILKNRGGLHNRVTQKIYIRPFTLAECKEYLKSRDIIMEDKEIAECYMIMGGIPFYLKNIRRGASLSQNVDEMFFADKGRLDDEFNALYTSLFQKSDNYIKVVQALSSKNKGLTREEILKATKLDNNGHFSTILQDLINCDFIRRYQGYGNKSKMSIYQLVDPFSLFYYKFIKNNGKTDKAFWQYQIGTRQHDTWAGLAFEQLCLNHHKQLEQALGIAVISTKVYSWTSPQTAEEKAQIDLIIKRADKVINVCEMKFYDGDYVMKKKDYDDIERRVRVFRSTNGIRQAIHPVLVTTYGLANNQYSSAFQNVVTLKDLFK, from the coding sequence ATGGAGCAGAAGCAGGACATATTGATAGGACGTGATGCAGAAAAGAAGCATCTTGAATCTATAGTATTATCAAAGGAAGCTGAATTTGTGGTTGTCTATGGTAGAAGACGAGTTGGCAAGACATTCCTTGTCAACACATTCTTTGGCGACCAATATTCATTCAAGCTAACTGGACTTGCCAAGAAAAGCAAGCGTGAACAGCTAGCGAATTTTGCGGTGTCACTTAATAGATACAGTGGTGGTACAAAATATAAGAAGCCACGCACATGGTACGAAGCCTTTAATATGCTTAGAGAACTATTAGAGAGAGTAAACGTTAAAGGTAAACGGGTGGTATTCATTGATGAGCTTCCCTGGATGGATTCTAGAGGGAGCAATCTGATTTCTGCATTGGAGCATTTTTGGAATGACTGGGCTGTAACACAGAACAATCTCATTCTTATTGTTTGCGGTTCAGCCACCTCATGGATGACAAAGAAGATTCTGAAGAATCGAGGCGGCCTACACAATCGCGTAACGCAAAAGATCTATATCCGTCCATTTACATTGGCAGAATGTAAAGAGTACCTAAAGAGCCGTGACATCATTATGGAGGACAAGGAGATTGCTGAATGCTATATGATTATGGGAGGCATTCCTTTCTATCTGAAAAACATCAGGCGTGGTGCAAGTCTTTCGCAGAACGTTGACGAGATGTTTTTTGCAGACAAAGGACGTCTCGATGATGAGTTCAACGCTCTGTACACATCATTATTCCAGAAATCCGACAATTATATAAAAGTTGTTCAGGCCCTAAGTTCCAAGAATAAAGGATTGACACGTGAAGAGATTCTGAAAGCTACAAAGCTCGATAACAACGGGCACTTTTCGACAATACTGCAAGATCTCATAAATTGCGATTTCATCCGTCGCTATCAAGGCTATGGCAACAAGTCAAAGATGAGTATCTACCAACTTGTGGACCCATTCTCTTTGTTCTATTACAAGTTTATCAAGAACAACGGTAAGACTGACAAGGCATTCTGGCAGTATCAGATAGGAACACGTCAACATGACACATGGGCAGGGCTAGCATTTGAACAGCTTTGCCTGAATCACCATAAACAGTTAGAACAGGCTTTGGGGATAGCTGTCATTAGTACTAAAGTCTATTCATGGACGTCTCCACAAACAGCAGAAGAAAAAGCGCAGATTGATTTGATAATTAAACGTGCAGATAAAGTAATCAACGTGTGCGAAATGAAATTCTATGATGGTGACTATGTAATGAAGAAAAAGGATTATGATGATATTGAGCGTAGGGTACGGGTATTCCGTTCGACGAATGGAATCCGTCAGGCTATTCATCCTGTACTAGTCACAACATACGGACTAGCGAACAACCAATACAGCAGTGCATTCCAAAATGTAGTTACTCTTAAAGACCTTTTCAAGTAG